In Cervus canadensis isolate Bull #8, Minnesota chromosome 7, ASM1932006v1, whole genome shotgun sequence, the DNA window TAAACCCtattttttcagaactttttattttctggcaACACAAGATGCCCAAGGCTTATCTTATGTTTTCTTGACCTAGCTCTGGAATCATataattccttttaaaatcacaCTATTTTTAGCAATGCTCTATATTTCTTTCATGGCAATGTAAATCAACACTATCTCTCTAAAATTTTTCAATTATTGTCTAGTTTTAGTCCTTTCATTAATTGCTCTAAAGTGAAAAGTTCTATTTCAATTTTATACATGCAAACACCtgaacattattttaattaatcagAATTAATTCTtgctaaatttttaaataaaatgaagctcCCCAAATGATTTCAACTGTGAGATGTAAATATTCAATGATTAAATTACAAAGAGGAAAGGTATTTTGTAAAAGTCATTTAACCCTCTCTGACGCAGAACCAACAGAAATGTGCTGTCAAAATTACCCATTCCTACAAGAGTCATAGCCTACTGTTCAAAAATTACACATCTTATTTCCTCTAAGAACCCCTATCTACTTGACATTTCTGAATATGTTCCTGCCTTCCAGGGGAATCAATTTGATTTTTCAGCTCCTTGGCACTGTTACTATACTTAGAATATTATCATATTTATTAATCACTATcttcagttttaaattttttctcaggAATTTTTTAAGATGCTTTTCAGGCACATGTTAAGCTTTAAAACCTCTTATCTTTCCCAGACGGACTTGCACTAAATTCTTTGTAAGTGTCTTCTACTTTCATACTGGGTAGTTAGATTTCATTTCcaaagtcatgtctgagtttTTGCTTGCTAATCATATGAAAATAAGTCTGTCATTCCATTAGATAAAACATTCAATTAAAATATTGGACTCCTGTCAGAATTTTAGAAAGAAGTTTCCTAACATCTAGGATTACTAGCCTGTTTAATATCTTAAAACCAATTGAAAATACAGTGCTGTAAAATGTAGGACATTATCAGGAATATTTTTGGATTACAAAGGGTTAAAACCAAAGtgctttctcattaaaaaatagtgatgccatattttttgtttaaaattgttttgaataaataaaaagtcttgCTACATtagttttcatttgcaaataCAATGTTCAGTATGTTTATGTTTATTATCATCTTATTACCCATATTTGCATTTGTTTCACAAGTTACAATAAACGGCTTTTGTGTGCATTATTACACCTGAtgctttaaacaaatatttttagaaggCAGACCAgatttttataaatgaatgatCTAAAGGTGAAGGAAATTCAGCATATAGTGCAGAGTCAGGACTTAAATATAGATCTTATGAATGAAGGTTCCAGACAGATTTTGTCTAGAAAGTCAAGTTTGAATGGAAGTGAGAGGGAGCTGAAAGTCACTGCCATATGTGCAACAAATAATTGTGGATTCATGAATTTCTGTTGGTGTGTCTCAGCTTGTTAGGGCTGCTTTAACAAATTGCCACAGGTTGTGCATcataaaaaaaatgacagaaatttaattctcacagttcttgaggccAGAAGTCAGACCCAATAGGGCTGGTGAGGTCCTATTCTCCCAGGTCACAGACTTCTTGCATCCTTATATGGTAGAAGCAGCTGGGAAGCTCTGTGGAGTTTCTTTTCTAATGGCACTTATCCCACTCATGAAGGCTCCAGCTTACCTAACCACTTCCCAAAGGACCCACCTACTAACACCGCCACCTTTAGGAGTTGAGATTCCAACACATGAATTctggggggacacaaacattcagtctagaACCCAGCTCACCAGAAGCACACATTTCTGCAGTAGCCAAACATCTTTTGCACTTTTCTCGTGGAGCTCGTGTCCTAGCTGGCCAAGTCTGGCAGGGGCTGCAGAAGCTTGGGAAAGCTCTTTGCTCTGCTACAGGAATACCTGAGAAGACATGGTTTATTCCCCAACACTCCTTAGTCTTTGAAAACCAAAGCCCAATGATCTGCTAAAATTACTAACCATGACTGCGGAGCATTGCCTATAGAGAACGTATGCCTTAAACGCTTCAAAATCCACTAGTTAAAAAGGGCCCTGTCTTAGGGCTTgggaaaggctttcttatttatAATCAGATTGCTCCCTCCTTTCATTATCTTTCAAAAACACTCTACTAGTCACAAAAGGGAATAATCAAGAGATGGGATTAGATCTGTGCAAATTTATTACCCAAAATGTATATCCTATTAGAAACATTTGAGTAATAAAACTTTACCTTTTTACACAGTGGAGATCATGCTGTTATTACTGCTCTATGACAGGGGTTCATAACTTAAGTCTGTGAACTAGGATAAGGAAAAAGATTATATGTCTATCATCACTATCCTCTAATTGCAATTTTGcgttgtttcatttttaatgtagGCAATAAACCACAACAGTATTAGAAGTACTGTAATTCTGTTATCAATAGAAAGCATCAATAATGTCATATCACATGATAATTGTTACAGGTATgccaaaatattattaatatttatgctCATCACAACTCTGAAATGATGGTTGCCATTATACCACTTGTAGATGTTGTTATTCAGTATGTTAATAAGAATGCCCACATAATCTTAagctttacatttaaaaatattttgacattttgtatttccatataattgGTTTTCCttgtaattttacttattttattttatgcattaaaGACATtataggctttcctggtgactctgtggtaaagaatctgcctgccaatacaggagatgtgggttaaatccctgggtcaggaagtttcactggaggaggaaatggcaacccactctagaattcttgcctggaaaatcccatgaacacaggatacttggggtcgcaaaagagtcagatacggcttagtgactgaacaagaacaaaaggCATTGTTCTGAGAAAAGAGCCACCAGATTGTCAAAGGAGTCTCAGACCAAAAAGTGTAAAAGATCttcttttaaaagtgaataaGCTGACAGTCTACACACGCTGGAGGGGAGAGGATAGGAAGTCTCTTGATTGTCCAATAGCGTGAGTTAGCCACTGTCCAAAGTCTGCAATCCAAGAAACAGGATATGTAGCTGAAGTAAGAAAATACTATATCTGAAACCAGGTCATGACTGTTTAAGAAAACTAGGCTTTCACAGATGACCAGGGCATTCTAATATGCATAAAAGactactttaaaaacatttacgaGATCAACGCGTGGGCACGGCGGCTGAGCGTGCGAGGCGGCCGTTGCTTTTCCGAGTCATTCTCTTCCAGGCTCGGTCCGGTTGTCATCATGGCCCGTGGAAATCAGCGAGAACTTGCCCGccagaaaaacatgaagaaatccCAGGAAATTagtaagggaaaaagaaaagaggatagCCTGACTACCTCTCAGAGGAAGCAGCGGGACTCTGAGATCATGCAACAAAAGCAGAAGGCAGCCAATGAGAAGAAGTCTAtgcaaacaagagaaaaataatgactatCTGGAAAACCTGGGTGCTACTGCTAACTAGGTGTATCATAAGCTCTATGATCAAGATTTTGTAGAGTGAACAGTCAGTACATATGTTATATccttataaaactattttaaacttttccttcCAACCTGACTTAGCGTGATGTTTCAGAACCATTcttcaaagaataaaacactaaccatgcatatgaaaaaaaaaaaaaaaaccatttacaatatttttaagtatttatcttTTACTGAGAACAAAAACtccacaataaaacaaaacacggGTGTTAAATAATGTCTTGTTCTATATAAATATAGAACAAAAACATCTAGAATTACACATGACTCCATCATTTAAAtgatttataataaaatctttgaaaagttattttcactatgctaatttttattatgttgataaaaatttttaaggcaTCTCCTTAGCTTACAATATTTTAAGATCCATAATGTATGCATTTTTGCAGTTAGCAAGTTGAGTTCCTTCGTGTGCCAGACTCTGTTGATGTCAGGGTTTGGGTTATTTCATGGTAATATGATGTAACTGACATCATGTCATCAAACTCTAAGATCTGGTTCACGTCCTCTTTCACCTACTTCCTATACTTTCCTCTGTCTCCCTGTGTTATAAAGAACCAAAGACAAAGCTtccaaaggataaagaaaatttccAGACATTATTCAGGCGAAAGCCCTTTGTGCAAAGAAATAAACTAGATACTTAGTGAGATTATAAGCTTTAAAACCCACTTCAAAACTTTACTTTTAGAGAAGccaaataaaaaccaaacactAAAATCCTTAAAGCGAGCTGCAGGGCCTCAGTGGGGGAATAAAAGAGCAGTCATTCTGCTACCCCTGAAGCCGTATGGGCTCACCCCAAACACTGAAGAATCTTATGCAGGGGACCTTCTGGTTGACCTCAGGGAACTAAGAAGCTGCAGAAtgctaacacacacacgcacacacacacacacacacacacacaaaatctccaaatgaaaacatttttctatagCAAAAGTAGCAGAAAAACAAATTCCccttaaaaaaggaacaaaattttgTTTAATCAAGATATCATTGGACAAATCCAGTCATCACTTAGGCATTTTCCCAGAAATCCTGCCTGCCTACAGAGATAAAGAGAACATAGCCAAGACAGTACAGAAGTCATGTGTAATTCTAGAAATTATTGCTTCATTTTAGTTCAGACTATAGTAcagtgggtcagtggtaaagaatctgtctgtcaatgtATCAATGCAGAACTTGCAcgttggatccctgagtcgggaagatcacctggagaaggacatggcaacccactccagtattcttgcctggagaatttcatggacagatgagcctggaaggctacagtccatggggtctcaaagagtcagacacgactgagcgactgagcactcacgcATACTGCATTCTAAATCACATTTGCTCAATCATTGGCACAGGCCCACCCTGAAGACACAGTAAAGACCCTTCTATTGCCCACGTGTTCAATTCAGACCAAAGAGCTAGCCAGTCAGTCTGTCAAATCAAAGTGTCACCCTGACTGTTGAATGCAGACCAGGGGACTTTCTTGGGGTCTGCCTTCCATGAGAGGGAGGCAACTTCCCATGCCCTGGCCCACAGGATCACAGTCCCCTGTTTCCTTACCCAGCCCCCCTGGCTGCAGCTGGACTGCCTCCCCTGGTGGATCTTCCAAACAgtcttcatttgtttaaaatataagcCAAAGGTGCTGTCCAGCACCTTTATTTCTCATGGACTTCAGTTAACTGCCATGactgtttgaaaataaaaagttctatggataataaatatttctattttattttaatgtcactcaagtttcaaattttcattttctaagtaaTGTCCCCCAAATTTTCAGCCAAAGCAAGACAATGATTAGGTATTTCACACCTCACCTGAAGCAGCAGGACATGTATGCTCTTGTGGTCTCTATAAAGACCACTCTTGTACCAGATGAAAAGTATTAACAACAGCAACATGCAggtctgacacaactgagagcTTGTATCAATATAGTATCAAGATGGTGGTCCAGACATGACTCTACCATACCTAGTTGTCTGGGATTCAGTTATCTAGTAGAGCTATTAGTAGGGCTTTGAAGAACAAGTCAGTGAACTATCTCCAGCTTGCTTTTTAATTGAGATTGAGATATTTCAACTCGAGCAGCATTTATTGAGATGTTCTTATATGCCAAGCATTTTGTTAAATCCTAGGGAAACAATAGTCAATATCTTTCTAGCTCTGGTGGCTCCTCAATGTAATATCCTCAGTGCATAAACATCTAATTTCACACTATCCATTTTCACTAAGGGCTAatagaagaaaggagaaacataaaaattgtttctgtttctttcaaaaaactaTATAGTTTCAACTATCTTCCAGCTTGACACAGTCTTACATTCAGAACCAGATAAATCTCTCACTGAGTACTCCTTTCAGTGGACTGTTAGAGCAAAATTAAACAGTTCCCCTTTTTGCTGGAATTCTCAGAAAACTCTGAGCTAagacaaaggaagacaaaagccaatgacctcacttatatgtggagtctaaaaacaAATAAGCTAACAAAAACTCCAAGCTTGGAAGGAGAGGATCAGAGGAATTGAGAGAGtaactgaaacatatacattaccacgtgtaaaagagatagctagtgagaagttgctatataaacTTTAAAGGCATGGGATGAGGAGGGTagaagagaggttcaagagggagggaacatatgtatacttatggctgatttatggcagaaaccaacacaacattgtaaagcaattatatttcaattaaaaaaaaaaaaaaagctcatggTGGGGGAAGTGGTTGAGGAGGTAAGGCAAATGGGTGAAAGAAgttaaaaggcacaaacttccagttaaaaaataagtctTGGGGATGTAAGATACAATATATTGActctagttaataatactgtattgatatctgaaagttgctaagagaatacaTCTTCCAAGCCtccatcacaataaaaaaaaaaagaagcataactCTATGGTGAGGGATGTTAACTGACTTATTGTCATATACACTTTGCAATATATACAGATATTAAATCCTTAATGATatacttgttcagtcactaagttgtgtccaacttttttgcaatgccatggactgtagcccaccaggctcctctgtgcatgggatttcccaggcaaggatactagagtgggccattttcttctccattaacAATGTATACCTGAGACTAATAAAatgttgtatatcaattatacttcaataaatatatataaaagtcttaaaaagaaaacactgaactAAATGAGggactaaagtgaaagtgttagtcgctcagtcatttctgactcagaggagccaggctcctctgtccatggaattctccaggcaagaacactggagtgggctgccattcccttctccaaaggatcttcctgacccagggatcgaacccaggtctcccacatcacaggcagattctttgccatctgtgcCATCAGGAAATTTTATCTAAAACCAACCTCTAGACCTATatgtttttctagttctttttaaCTTCCCAAGCTGTCTCAAGCTAATTAAGTATTCATTATTTCAACAGGCAACAACTAGGTGAGATGTACTTTATTAGATTTTTTCAAAGATGTGGCCCCTAACTTCATGGAATTTATAGTTTGGGGTTTtgatatacagaaataaatttatttaaaagtttgaatttcaaatgagataaaaataatgGCAAAATATATTTAGATAACTTAATAACAGGCCTTAAGAGacacatggtaatgtgtatgGTAAATACTAGATATTTTTGATGGAAAAGTAAGGATATCTGCTAAAACCTAGGAAATGCATTCTGAACAGACTTTCCGATAATCCAACATGCTTCACAAACTGAAATGTATTTGTACTGGTCAGCATTTCCTGTCTCTCAGCCTCTGAATCTATTGCTGAACATCACAGCTAGCAATGAAGTCAGCCATGTCTAGAATAAAAGACTTTCTTTCAAATGTGTGCTTAATTTATCTGAATCAGATGCCTCTGTCTGCTGGAATTCTCGATACAGAATGAAATTGTAATTTGTCCTCTGTCAggcatctgatgcaaacagcaacaaaaacactAGTCAAAGAGACAATTGATTAGAGCTTTTttgcaatatacatatatattatatatatatatacacatatattatataatgcataatgttatataaatgtataattccACTGAGGCCAGTACAAAAATGGGAAGCAGGAGTGGAAAAATGCATCTTCTTTCATGCTTGAGGGTCTCTTGAGGGTCTCTTCCCACATGAAGGAGCCTGTGTTTCCACTAATGTGGTCAGGTTAGGTTATTGACCACCCATAAATGCAGCTTCCTacagacagatttttttcatcCATTTCCTATTCAAAAACAAAGTGTCTTCTTAAGGTAAGCTCTGGGAAGGGATTTAAAGAGAACCTTCATTTTTCCTTACAATAAAAGATTATAGGTTTCTGGTATCCAGGGAATAAAACCAAACATTTTCCTTAAGCAATTAATTAGCATACATCTGCAATCTTAGACACCATCATCTGGCAATGTTCAAGATTACTTAccattttcattaaatttatggACACTCTAGTAGCATTTTGATACGTGGAACTGGTTTTAAAGGCATATATTCATGTCAGTGTTGAGGAAATcactcatttttatcaaatatgagGAATTACTAATTGAAAGgaattgcttttatttcattctaaATCTGAGAGCAATTTCAATAGCAGTACATGATTCTGTCATTTAAGCTACAAAGTTCAGATTTAATGCTACTCATCGTTTAtctgcacttaaaaaaataacgGTGTGGCCAAATGATATCCTCTGCACTTGGAATTAACTTTTTCTGATCTATTGCTATGTTCCTTAAAAGTCTGAAATACCACTCagtaaaaatatacttaaaaatatgaaaaatgacattttaagtcGAGAAGAGACAGTATCTTGTGCTCTTTCAGATTCTACTGATAACCTTTGCCTTTTAGTCCAACTGAAGGTATTTCcaaggattttgttttctttctgttttcttaattctCCGTCCTttcttgcctccctccctccttcttttcctctttccactTTTCAAATGCCTCATGAAACATTACGGCTTTAGGTCCAACTAgtgactgaaagtgaaaagtgaatttgaagtcgctcagtcgtgtccgactctttgcgaccaaatggactgtatagcctacgATGCtactctgctcatggaattttccaggcaatactactggagtgggttgccatttccttctccagaggatcttcccgacccagggatcaaacctggatcgaACCTGGATCGATTGTAGGCAGAcggtttactgtctgagccaccagtgaagccaggTTACCTCAAAATATGGAATATGGTCAATGGAAACCTGCCTTAGACCACCTGAGGTGTTTGCAAAACGCAAGGGTCTTTTCCCACCAGAACTAAGGAACCAGTTTTCATGGTCATAGGACCCGGGGAAGTTCACATTTTTACCAAAGTTTGATATGCCTGGGGAAGCTTGACAGTCACTGCTCTAGACTTTTTTGTGTGTAAAGCTTTAAACAGTCAGATTCCGCCTGATTTCTGGTTGAATCCTTCTTTTTGCCATAACCAAAACCATATTACTCTCACTCAAAGATGTGTAAACCACACTCTAcagggacacagatgtacaagTGCTGTTTTATTCACTAATCAGTGAATAGTGATCAATATAACTTTATAAATAACTTTGTAATTTACAGTatcctaattattttaaaacaacaatcCAAGTAAACTTTATGTGATGCCATACATACCAGAATCTCTGGGCAGCAAAAACATACTTTTCAGCTTCTGAATGATATCAATATAGACATAGGTATTAATTGAACTtagataaaacatttaaagtattACTGTCTTTGATATCTTCCCTTAACTTTTTGGGTATCCAATCCCTGTAGATTCTTACATTCACCTTCTCCATACTCACCCACATCAACTATTTCTCCCTCTTCTCACTAATACGACCCATAGGATTCTGTAACTTCTAATAAAAAAGGTCAGGACTCTCCAATTGTTGCAGTTTTACTAACCATTTCTCAATCACTGATGTGCAGAGAAAGACACAGATATGAATTGCATGGCATTTATGAACGTAACTGGGAAATATTAGAaagatacagttttaaaattacattaaagttCTAAGATATGTAGAAAATCTGGACTTTTATCCATGCAGGATTAAGGTTTTGGACAGtgagctactttttaaaaaatggcaataaGTCACATAAGAACCTTCTCTAGGGCCATAGTTGGAATAGCTAAAGCAAGTGTAACTCTTAGTTCAAACAGATGAATCACGGTTCCCTCACTTTGAAAACATATATGTACCTCTAAATATTCTTAGTAACTGAATTTGAAACTTCTCAGCCTACCACATGTCCCCATTATCTTGCTTCTTCAGGCGACTATTTTCTAGGAATCAAATGTGTGTACATTATCACAATTCAAAGAGTGAAGTATCCTCCCAACCACCATCACCTAATAAACCACCTTTGGTCACAGTGTCCATTATCAGCAGTTGCCTGATAATTTAGCCTGATAATTAATATGAATTAATAGTTTACTAACAAGCCATGAGGCAAGAGAATACGTATAGATTGTACGTTCCCTTGAAAACTAGTATACTTGGTTTAACATCTGAAAGATACATTTGCAACTTATATTGGACAAAGAATTATGGTAAAAAATTACCATAAAAATCAGTTTATCTATCAAAGGTAGATAAAGCCAAAACCACAATATAAATGACACAAATTGGTAGTTTCAGTAACCTTGTGCAAAAACATATAAATTAGCAAATATTAGAAAGCACATATTTCTTTTCACTAAGGCAGCCTGTTTACTAGATGTATGACCTCAAGTTTCTGGCCAAAATTGCTTTTACTTTCTGGTTCAATAGAGTGAATACATTTTTCCTAGGTTGAAACTAAATTCAGGAGGCACAACTGACTGATTGTTATCCTGGTATCTGATATAATTTCTGCAGACTTTGATAAGGAGAGtgttgcattttaaatattatttgacaGCTTGTATATAAAtcagttttaagagttttaattGATCACCAAGTGATCTTTCATGTGCTACTCAGATCATTCTAGCAGTATAGACAGGCTGTATTGTTGGAAGATAGTACTGCACATATAACATAAACATTCCATATTTATAGTTGGAAACTTACAGTTCTGAATGATAGAATTTTCTAAGTTTTAACTCTTGTCCATTTTTACTCCTCTCCCCATAAAGACATTATAAATGTTGCATACCTTTCTGAAGTAATTTAAACCCTATTATATCCAAATACAGGAGAAAGACTGGCCCCAAATGGATGCTAGATAATTAACATCTCTACTATATAAATCTCCACTGCCAATCTACtatatattattaaagaaaatgtggctTTATTGAAAAAGTGATCCTTTCAGAGACTATGAGTTAACAAAGGCACAACATCTTCCATGAGATTCTTTTTTTGTCTAAACCCAGCAAATCAATTGAATGCTGCTGAGGTTTCATATTTGATATTGACTAAAACTTAGTTGAGAATATAAAATCAACTCTATGTAAGtcaattttcaaaaattcaatTTCTAAAATAGTTTTACTCATAATAGATGATACCAAACATGACTGCTTTTTCAAAAAACCATCATCATTCTCCCATTCTCTTTcattatctattcattcatttattcatccactcattcataTACAGAGAACCAGGCCTTAGCTCCTATTAGTTATATACTATAGAAAAATAATGACTCTCTAATTACTGTCATTACTGTTTTCAAATACCTGCCCCCCACTATTAGAAATTTTCAAAGTGACAAGCTGCCTTATTATTTACTTGCAGAGTTTTTCACAAAATTATTCTTGCAACCAGATCTTTCCAAACTACAAAATTACCTTCATGAAAGAACAGATGTCAGGCTTAAAGAAAAGAAGCATATGTATTCATAGGTATCtgggttttttggggggtggtTCTCTCAACTGTGTAGGCCTACTATTAAACTAGTCACCTGAAGAGGGAGTCTACCACCCCTTACTTCTCAGACAAAGAGCGTAAGATAACTCTCACACATTTTTCTAATCAAATTGTCAACTAAGGGTCTTACATTTCCCAGATTCTAGCATCTCAGTTCTTTGTCATATTTCATTCCCAAGAACCATCTCTCTTCCAATGTCAAATTTATATTCAtcaaagttttctttccttccttcattctaaAGCATAAATAATGTCTAGAAGCCACATTAAAGGTCATCCTTGCAAGAGGCATCtgtatttcaaaatatcaaaacTCTATGTTTAAGATTCAGGATAAAGTCTGGAATCAGGCTACCTGAATTTAAACTTCAAAATTTCCAGTTCCCAGCAAAATTACGTTCATCAAGTTTCTTCATTTCTCCGTGTCTCAAGCTTTCATCTGTAAGTTGGCAAATACAACAGGATTCTCTCTTAAGGATGAAGTCAGGAATAAACTTAGTGTATGTCAAAGCACTTAGAAAGGTTGTTGGCACAATATATGTTCAATAAATTTTGCCTATAATCATGTATTCATGAAAACAGCACAGTCATTGAGGGTGGAGCATTTTGGAGGTAAGGCAGTATCTTTCCTAAAGACATTGAAACAATGGTATATAGTGCTCATATAATAAATACACCATGATGCTAAAACtttaggagatgaaagagatgaaaGTGAGTTTTAGAactgagatctttttttttttttttttttgatcttttttttttttaagtgtggatgaactgaaataaatacaaagaataaatgttAAGCATCAACACAGTTGGAATTATAGTTACTTCATACCAAGTCTCTAAAATAAAGCTAAACATGTCTCTTAATATGGAGTAGCATTTACTTTT includes these proteins:
- the LOC122444925 gene encoding small EDRK-rich factor 1 — protein: MARGNQRELARQKNMKKSQEISKGKRKEDSLTTSQRKQRDSEIMQQKQKAANEKKSMQTREK